The Euphorbia lathyris chromosome 3, ddEupLath1.1, whole genome shotgun sequence genome contains a region encoding:
- the LOC136224787 gene encoding E3 ubiquitin-protein ligase RSL1-like isoform X2, with the protein MGNKLQKPHEPDQAEENELQEEEQVSDFTCEICIEPTLANRKFKNSSLCTHPFCLDCIYKYIEVKVEGKTGTIGCPGLSCKLPLDPLSCRSIIPKPLFDKWCDHLCDSMVSGLEGCYCPYRDCSSLVLNECKEKLKKINCPNCKKHFCFRCKIPWHAGYKCNESGQLRDRNDILIGELIEQKEWTRCYNCGHSVERVSGCRDIKYVERDFAINAEDGVIWDRVSTSVVEMQCACYYS; encoded by the exons ATGGGAAACAAACTACAAAAGCCCCATGAACCAGATCAAGCAGAAGAAAATGaacttcaagaagaagaacaagtttcGGACTTTACATGTGAGATATGCATTGAACCCACTCTAGCTAATCGGAAATTCAAGAATAGTAGTCTGTGTACTCATCCGTTCTGTTTGGACtgcatatataaatacattGAAGTAAAAGTTGAAGGAAAAACTGGAACCATTGGATGTCCCGGATTGAGCTGCAAGCTCCCATTAGACCCTCTCTCGTGCAGGTCTATCATCCCAAAGCCACTTTTCGATAAATGGTGCGATCATCTATGTGATTCAATGGTATCAGGGTTGGAGGGTTGCTATTGTCCGTATCGGGATTGCTCTTCTTTGGTTTTGAACGAGTGTAAGGAGAAACTGAAGAAGATAAACTGTCCTAATTGCAAGAAACACTTCTGCTTCCGGTGCAAGATCCCGTGGCACGCAGGATACAAGTGCAACGAGAGCGGACAGTTGAGAGATAGAAACGATATTCTCATCGGGGAACTTATAGAACAGAAGGAATGGACTAGGTGTTATAACTGTGGTCACTCTGTTGAGAGAGTTAGTGGTTGCAGAGATATAAAAT ATGTGGAGCGCGATTTTGCCATCAATGCGGAGGACGGAGTCATTTGGGACCGTGTAAGCACAAGTGTTGTGGAGATGCAGTGTGCATGTTATTATTCTTAG
- the LOC136224787 gene encoding E3 ubiquitin-protein ligase RSL1-like isoform X1, producing MGNKLQKPHEPDQAEENELQEEEQVSDFTCEICIEPTLANRKFKNSSLCTHPFCLDCIYKYIEVKVEGKTGTIGCPGLSCKLPLDPLSCRSIIPKPLFDKWCDHLCDSMVSGLEGCYCPYRDCSSLVLNECKEKLKKINCPNCKKHFCFRCKIPWHAGYKCNESGQLRDRNDILIGELIEQKEWTRCYNCGHSVERVSGCRDIKCKCGARFCHQCGGRSHLGPCKHKCCGDAVCMLLFLAILIVFCYLFYHQLHLLSPSL from the exons ATGGGAAACAAACTACAAAAGCCCCATGAACCAGATCAAGCAGAAGAAAATGaacttcaagaagaagaacaagtttcGGACTTTACATGTGAGATATGCATTGAACCCACTCTAGCTAATCGGAAATTCAAGAATAGTAGTCTGTGTACTCATCCGTTCTGTTTGGACtgcatatataaatacattGAAGTAAAAGTTGAAGGAAAAACTGGAACCATTGGATGTCCCGGATTGAGCTGCAAGCTCCCATTAGACCCTCTCTCGTGCAGGTCTATCATCCCAAAGCCACTTTTCGATAAATGGTGCGATCATCTATGTGATTCAATGGTATCAGGGTTGGAGGGTTGCTATTGTCCGTATCGGGATTGCTCTTCTTTGGTTTTGAACGAGTGTAAGGAGAAACTGAAGAAGATAAACTGTCCTAATTGCAAGAAACACTTCTGCTTCCGGTGCAAGATCCCGTGGCACGCAGGATACAAGTGCAACGAGAGCGGACAGTTGAGAGATAGAAACGATATTCTCATCGGGGAACTTATAGAACAGAAGGAATGGACTAGGTGTTATAACTGTGGTCACTCTGTTGAGAGAGTTAGTGGTTGCAGAGATATAAAATGCAA ATGTGGAGCGCGATTTTGCCATCAATGCGGAGGACGGAGTCATTTGGGACCGTGTAAGCACAAGTGTTGTGGAGATGCAGTGTGCATGTTATTATTCTTAGCAATATTGATAGTTTTTTGCTACCTATTTTATCACCAATTGCACTTACTTTCACCATCTCTATAG